A window of Candidatus Brocadiaceae bacterium genomic DNA:
CTGGGCGGCGTAGACGTCATGCAGGTGGGCGGTGTCGGCGAGGGACTCCTGAAGGACCTGGCGGCGGAGGCGGGCGACCTCGGCGCCGGCCCGGGCCGCGGCCAGGCGGGCGGCCAGGGAGTCGCGGGCGGCCTGCATGGTCGCCAGGTGGCGCCGGGCGAGTTCGTATTCGCGGTCTGGAATCGAGCCCGCCTCGAAGAGCGCCCGGGCCCGCCGGTCCTCGTCCGTGGCGAACCGGAGGTCCGCCTCGGCGCCTTCCACCTCGCGCTCCAGGGCCTCGGCCTCGTGGAGGGTCCGGAGGGCGTCCTGTTCGGCCGCTGCGAGTTCGGACGGCTTCGGCAGGGGCACGTCCACTCCGGCCAGGCGCGCTTCCACCTCGGCCAGTTGCGCCCGGAGCGTCTCCTGGAGGATCGCCAGTTCCGTCCCGTCGATCGTGGTGAGGACCTGGCCGGCCTCGACCGGGTCTCCCTCCCGCAGCCGCACCCTGTGGGCCGTGCCGGGCAGGTCGGCCGTCACGATGCGTTCGGTGCGGAGCTGCGTGCGGGCCTCCTCGGTCACCACCTCCCGCACGGGGCCGCGCTCGACGACGGCGACGTCGACCTCGACGGACTGCAGCCGGCGCAGGGCGAACCACGCGAGGGCCAGCAGGAGGACGACGGCGGGCCACCGGAACCGGGCGAGTGTCTTGCGCACGGTTACTCCATGGTCTTGAGTCTGCGGACGATGTCGATGCGCCGCACGCGGCGACGGCATGCCCAGCGCGCAACGAGCTGGAACACGAGCACCAGGACGACCACGCGCAGGTACGTGGCGGCCCGGATGTCCGAAGGCAGCTTGTAGAGGTCGCTCTCGTAGAAGTCGGCGATCCAGCGGCAGAGCCGGGCGCCCAGCGGCAGTCCGGCGGCGATGCCGATCAGCCCCAGGGGCATTATATCCCCGGTGGCCGCCTGTGCAACGTCTTCACGTTCGTAGCCGAGGCTGGCCATGCAGGCCAGATCGCGCTCCTGTTCGGCGATGCTGACCGTGGACGCGTTGTAGATGGCGGCGAAGGCGATGACGCCGGAGAAGAAGGACAGGATCAGGACCGTGACGTCCATCATCTCCGCAAAGGACTCCTCGAAACCGCCCAGTATGGTGCCGGTGGCCGTCACGGATCGGACCCCGGGCAGGTCGCTCACGCGACGGGCCAGGTCGTCCCGGGCGTCGGCCTCGGCGGCCAGCAGGGCGCCGTTGACGGCGGGGCCGTGTCCGAGCCATCGCTCGAGGAACTCCCGGCGGGCGTAGACGGTCAGGCCCATGTACTGGGTGGAGACGCCGCGGACGGCCGCCGGCCGTTCGTCGCCGTCCCGCAGGTAGGGGTCCACGGAGACGCGGCCGCCGGCGGTGACGTCCAGGGCCCGGGCGACCCGTTCGGGCACGATGAGCCCGTCTTCCGGCAGGGGCACGCGCCGGCCGGCGGTGTCGCGCACCGTGTAGAGGCGGCTGTCTGCGGGCAGGCCCATGACGAGGACGTTCTTCTTGCGCCAGCCGTTGCGCAGCTGGGCGCCGAACTGGAAGACGCCCTCCGCGGTGAGGCACCCGGGCAGGGAGCCCAGTTCGTGCAACGCGGCCGGCGGCCGTTCGACGGCGAAGTCCACGTGAAGGTCCGCCCGGTCCACGAGGCCGAACTGATGGTCCATGATGAAGTAGACCCAGTCCATCGTGCCCGAACCGACCAGGAGGATGACCACCGAGACCATGACGCCGGCGGCGGTGAAGGCCGAGCGGCTCCAAGCGCGGGCGGTGTTGCGCACGGTGATGCGCCAGAGCAGCGGCAGGCGGGCCCAGAGGGCATGGAGCGGGCCGTGCCGGACGATGCGCCCGGCTGCGGGGGCCTGGGGGCGGATGGCCACGGCCGGC
This region includes:
- a CDS encoding efflux RND transporter periplasmic adaptor subunit, producing the protein MRKTLARFRWPAVVLLLALAWFALRRLQSVEVDVAVVERGPVREVVTEEARTQLRTERIVTADLPGTAHRVRLREGDPVEAGQVLTTIDGTELAILQETLRAQLAEVEARLAGVDVPLPKPSELAAAEQDALRTLHEAEALEREVEGAEADLRFATDEDRRARALFEAGSIPDREYELARRHLATMQAARDSLAARLAAARAGAEVARLRRQVLQESLADTAHLHDVYAAQIAQSRSNIALLAHELGKTDVRSPIAGVLLEKHLDSDRFVQPGTPLATVGDPTSIEIRADILSDDIRRIREGQPVRLLGRAVTDPTASGRVARVFPSGFTKISSLGVRQQRVAVLIEFDNSTLGLKPGSELDVRIVVDTCQDAVTVPADCVFSAAEGMAVFAVEAGRARLRPVALGLKGQETYQVTDGLSPGERVIRRPPTDLSAGRRVKARPD
- a CDS encoding FtsX-like permease family protein, translating into MVSSGLRKKLLRDIRHTAGQFVAVAVVVLCGTAVFVAMRGAYDSLLLSRDDFYDRHRFADFYVQIEKAPETALRGLEAIPGVARVRGRIVKDVPLDISGDDGTVVGRIISMPDRRDGLINDIRIASGSYFPGAHEREVIVNQPFCTANGLEVGDRLRATINERKETLTIVGTAYSPEYVYAIRTPQQFAPDDRNFAILFARESFVEDAFSMTGAVNEVVGLLRPGARLEAVLDAAEARLDPYGVYHKYGRKDQLSHQYLESEIQGLRVSAVIVPIIFLSVAALVIHVLMRRMTELQRTQIGLLCALGYSRGRVALHYVSYALAVAVGGSVPGIVIGCLLAGKMTGMYNQFFRFPSLRLEFSPTVHFSALLLNAGMCSLGALRSAARILKIEPAVAIRPQAPAAGRIVRHGPLHALWARLPLLWRITVRNTARAWSRSAFTAAGVMVSVVILLVGSGTMDWVYFIMDHQFGLVDRADLHVDFAVERPPAALHELGSLPGCLTAEGVFQFGAQLRNGWRKKNVLVMGLPADSRLYTVRDTAGRRVPLPEDGLIVPERVARALDVTAGGRVSVDPYLRDGDERPAAVRGVSTQYMGLTVYARREFLERWLGHGPAVNGALLAAEADARDDLARRVSDLPGVRSVTATGTILGGFEESFAEMMDVTVLILSFFSGVIAFAAIYNASTVSIAEQERDLACMASLGYEREDVAQAATGDIMPLGLIGIAAGLPLGARLCRWIADFYESDLYKLPSDIRAATYLRVVVLVLVFQLVARWACRRRVRRIDIVRRLKTME